The Prunus persica cultivar Lovell chromosome G8, Prunus_persica_NCBIv2, whole genome shotgun sequence genome includes a region encoding these proteins:
- the LOC18766989 gene encoding probable disease resistance protein At4g27220, with protein MFEFPPSVIEKRKNNNLYAPFLYVHCSMWQLVFELPFIRFLTLCSELSQLANMEFKRLKPATYLVYRCQPIGRLKRLERNFELLIQITECLYSMRDTINEEVTKELMWGKAPTLKCKKWLEKVGEIEDQVNDMLKIQETSSDLVIHSHVGLHQHLMSMLNKITDHLEKSPGAHGSMAYVPPGQSKTVTSPILHGEAYGLVPPDNKNVNLQRRAEAKGEANVEIEMSPTQGKEAVKGKEIQEGKYLETQATATRAASIFYRKSLLGFKFGGATTEIGNPQTENKRLQAGAILKKDFKKSSKTINQIEVDNNIPLQNDGREALLEWGVHSISIERMLHEILGCMNSVTIGRIAIYGMGGIGKTTVLKALANHVERKSTFDKVILVTVSKHWSTRKIQNEILRQLSMCVPDSETDSRVAEKLLQVLNSRKFLLLLDDVWECLDLKAVGIPDLSSENGFKMILATRIRAVCIEMVVNRVIEMETLSREEAWELFCEQVGAVVHFPSVQPYARAIVEECGGLPLLIIVTGRALTGVNDALVWKHALSELLLPSTNAVYDTEAVMQRMKFSYDRLRDCDIKSCFLYCAFLSEDQEVNIYELVKYYIQEGLISGNWDDACKRGHEIVDILVGASLLQSTKGGLSIKMHAMVRDLASMIILSKAERLQFLLRPYLLYRPLESPESNRLLIDEGCQFLSKSGAGLRESLPVEKWEQAKMIALMDNELSSLPENPCCPDLLILFLQRNRCLRVIPAAFFDRMPSLEVLNLSNTRIKFLPQSISNLKRLKILILRSCERLVVLPSEVGSLGDLEVLDLRGTEVDKLPDEIGSLTSLRHLEVSFYGSISPSEYAKLPHQLISPGIISKLISLETLSIDVYPGDQRWKKSLESITREVCSLTKLTSLCFSFPEVELLQLFIQTCTRWKNQLLTMFKFVVGDDVKRIVSRVPNFVVHDYNQQGQCLRFVNGEKVPDVVVEVLARAVAFYLDHHLSIRSLSEFGVSNMSRLKLCILSECPQIHSIIDCTEPTNHAFPSLEYLSVHYLPNLENIWEGVRPLPFGSFTKLRILLVYACPKLKNVFTTSMLSCVSNLEELLVEDCPAIEVITLEDESMDSGTVRLLRLKRLTLNHLPRLANISEGAWPSLEYISLYGCPNWKTIAMNSKVEVNCKED; from the coding sequence ATGTTCGAATTCCCCCCCTCTgtcattgaaaaaagaaaaaataataatttatatgcTCCTTTCTTATATGTTCATTGTTCTATGTGGCAGTTGGTTTTTGAACTTCCATTTATAAGATTCCTTACTCTTTGTTCTGAACTTTCTCAGCTAGCTAACATGGAGTTTAAGAGGCTAAAACCAGCTACATATTTAGTTTATCGCTGTCAGCCAATTGGCAGGCTGAAACGGCTTGAAAGGAATTTCGAATTGCTTATACAAATAACTGAATGTTTGTATAGCATGAGGGATACCATCAACGAGGAGGTAACCAAAGAACTGATGTGGGGTAAGGCACCAACTTTGAAATGCAAAAAATGGCTTGAAAAGGTGggagaaattgaagatcaagtGAATGACATGTTGAAGATACAGGAGACGAGTTCTGACCTTGTGATTCACTCGCACGTCGGTCTACATCAGCATCTGATGAGTATGCTCAATAAGATTACTGATCACTTGGAGAAATCTCCAGGTGCACATGGTTCAATGGCTTATGTACCTCCTGGACAGAGTAAAACAGTAACTAGTCCAATACTTCATGGTGAGGCATATGGACTGGTACCACCAGATAACAAGAATGTGAACTTGCAAAGGAGAGCAGAAGCAAAAGGAGAAGCAAATGTGGAGATTGAAATGTCACCAACACAAGGGAAGGAAGCCGTGAAGGGTAAAGAAATACAAGAAGGTAAATATTTGGAGACCCAAGCAACAGCAACAAGAGCTGCATCCATATTCTATAGAAAGAGCCTGCTGGGGTTTAAATTTGGGGGAGCAACCACTGAAATAGGTAACCCACAAACAGAGAACAAACGGCTTCAGGCGGGGGCTATATTGAAAAAagattttaagaaatcaagcaAGACTATCAATCAGATAGAAGTTGATAATAATATTCCTTTGCAAAATGATGGACGTGAGGCACTGCTTGAATGGGGAGTTCATAGCATATCAATTGAGCGGATGCTGCACGAGATCTTGGGATGCATGAATAGTGTCACAATTGGTAGAATTGCCATTTATGGAATGGGTGGGATTGGCAAGACTACTGTGCTGAAAGCCTTGGCCAATCatgttgaaagaaaaagcacGTTTGATAAGGTCATTTTGGTGACTGTCTCAAAACATTGGAGCACAAGAAagattcaaaatgaaattttaagaCAGTTATCAATGTGCGTACCAGATTCTGAAACTGATTCCAGGGTTGCAGAAAAATTACTTCAAGTTTTAAATAGCAGGAAGTTTTTGCTTCTTCTGGACGATGTTTGGGAGTGTTTAGATTTAAAAGCAGTGGGCATTCCTGATTTGAGCTCAGAAAATGGTTTTAAGATGATACTGGCTACCAGAATACGGGCTGTTTGCATTGAAATGGTTGTGAACAGGGTTATTGAAATGGAAACTCTCTCTAGAGAAGAAGCTTGGGAGTTGTTCTGTGAGCAGGTGGGTGCAGTCGTTCATTTTCCATCTGTCCAACCTTATGCCCGAGCCATTGTTGAGGAGTGTGGGGGTTTGCCGTTATTGATCATTGTCACCGGAAGAGCCCTGACAGGTGTAAATGATGCTTTAGTGTGGAAGCATGCATTGAGCGAACTTTTATTACCCAGCACAAATGCTGTATATGACACTGAAGCTGTTATGCAACGAATGAAATTCAGTTATGACAGATTGAGGGATTGTGACATAAAGAGTTGCTTCCTTTATTGCGCTTTTCTTTCAGAAGATCAGGAGGTTAATATTTATGAGCTGGTGAAATATTATATCCAAGAAGGTTTGATTTCTGGGAATTGGGATGATGCATGTAAGAGGGGACATGAGATAGTTGACATTCTTGTAGGTGCCTCCCTATTGCAGAGTACCAAGGGCGGTCTGTCCATCAAAATGCATGCTATGGTTAGAGATTTAGCATCAATGATCATATTATCAAAGGCAGAACGTTTGCAGTTTCTGCTAAGACCTTATTTATTGTACAGGCCACTTGAAAGCCCCGAAAGTAATAGATTGTTGATTGATGAAGGTTGTCAGTTCTTGTCGAAAAGTGGTGCAGGTCTGAGGGAGTCGCTACCAGTGGAGAAATGGGAACAAGCCAAGATGATCGCTTTGATGGATAATGAGTTATCCAGTCTACCTGAAAATCCATGCTGCCCTgatcttttaattttgttccTTCAAAGGAACAGATGTCTAAGAGTGATCCCAGCAGCCTTTTTTGATCGCATGCCTTCTCTCGAAGTGTTGAACCTATCTAACACCAGAATAAAGTTCTTGCCACAGTCAATCTCGAATCTGAAAAGGCTTAAAATTCTTATTTTACGCAGTTGTGAGCGCTTAGTTGTGCTCCCATCGGAGGTTGGATCACTTGGAGACCTTGAGGTGCTCGATCTCCGAGGCACTGAAGTTGACAAATTACCTGATGAGATAGGTAGTTTGACTTCTCTAAGACACTTGGAAGTATCCTTTTATGGATCTATCAGCCCCAGTGAGTATGCTAAGTTGCCCCATCAATTGATTTCACCTGGAATAATATCAAAGCTCATTTCTTTGGAGACATTAAGTATTGATGTATACCCTGGAGATCAGAGGTGGAAGAAAAGCTTGGAATCCATCACAAGAGAGGTTTGTAGCTTGACAAAGTTGACTTCTCTCTGTTTCAGTTTCCCAGAAGTGGAGCTTCTACAACTCTTTATCCAAACCTGTACCAGATGGAAAAACCAACTCTTAACTATGTTCAAATTTGTGGTTGGTGATGATGTCAAGCGTATCGTGTCTCGGGTCCCAAACTTTGTGGTGCATGATTATAATCAGCAGGGCCAATGCTTGAGATTTGTTAACGGTGAGAAGGTGCCTGATGTGGTTGTTGAAGTATTAGCTCGTGCTGTTGCCTTCTATTTGGATCATCACCTTAGCATTCGCAGCTTATCCGAGTTTGGGGTTAGTAATATGAGCAGGCTGAAATTATGTATATTGAGTGAATGTCCTCAAATTCACTCAATCATTGATTGCACAGAACCAACTAATCATGCATTTCCCTCTTTGGAGTATTTGAGTGTTCATTACTTGCCCAACTTGGAGAATATTTGGGAGGGCGTTAGACCTTTACCGTTTGGAAGTTTCACTAAGCTTAGAATTCTGCTGGTGTATGCATGTCCAAAGCTGAAAAATGTTTTTACAACAAGCATGCTATCATGTGTCTCTAATCTGGAAGAGTTGTTGGTTGAAGATTGCCCAGCCATTGAAGTGATCACACTTGAGGATGAGAGCATGGATTCTGGAACTGTTAGACTCTTGAGATTGAAAAGGTTGACACTAAACCATCTTCCTCGATTGGCTAACATTTCGGAAGGTGCTTGGCCCTCTTTAGAGTATATTAGCTTGTATGGCTGCCCTAATTGGAAGACCATTGCTATGAACTCAAAAGTTGAGGTAAACTGTAAAGAAGATTAA